The DNA window ACTGGAACCTTTTACCGTGATGGTTCCTGCTTTAATGTCAGCCTTTATATCTGAACCGGAAGACGTTTCCACCCGGGCTGTACCTGAAATATTGAAGTTTCCTTTGATCAGAGATCCTGAAGAGCTGTCAAGAGAAAGAGTATTTTCTTCAATCGTATTCAGAGTGGCAAAGCTGGCTCCTGAGGAGGCTTTAATGTCATTCAGCCTTGGAGAGGATACATTAACGCTGATATTCTTAAACTTCAGGTTCTTCACGCCTTTATTATCGATATAAACTTTAAGGATACTGCCCTCAACCTTCGTAATGATATACTGAAGCTTATCTGCATCTGCGATTACCTTTACGCTGGTCTGTTCGTCCTGCTTAAACACTACATTCACTCCCGTGCTCACCTGAATCCCGCTGAACTGCTGTACATTCCTGACCTCACCATTAAGGTAAGAAGTTGTATCACCGGAAGAAGAGCTGGTTTTTGTACTGGTTTTCGTACCGGTATTGGTTTCACTGGAATTGATGATCTTATTGATATCATCCATAGATAGTTTTCCATCCAGCTTGATCAGGATGTTTTCTCCTCCTCCGCTGTCAATGCTTAAAAGAAGATCATCCATAATACCATTTTTAGCTTCTGAAGAAAGGAATTTAATTTTGCTTCCGGAACTTTTCACCGCCATGATTTCATCATACTTCAGGTTAGTCAGGTATGAAGCTATATCCTTGTTCAGTTGAGATAAATTTGCCAGGTTATTTTTCCCTTTTCCGTCTCCGGCACCTTCCGTGATCAGGATTTTCAGTCCGTTGATTTTGGAGAGCAGCGGTTTAATCTGGTCCAGCTGTGAATCATCAATATTGAGGCTGCTCAGCATGCCAAACATAGGTTTCGCGATTTTAATCGTGGTTACCCCTTCCACTTCCTGATATTTATCAAAAAGTTTGTCAAATTTATCTTCCTGCCCATACACGTTGAAAAAGTGTGAAAAGGCTAATGCGAATATTATCAGTAATTTTTTCATGAGTCAATTTTATTTATGAGTAAGTATGCCCTGATCAGGTTGCATCATCTTAATTTATTTAAGTTTAGTAATTATCATCCACGACCTTCGGCTGCACCAGTTTTTCACTGACGTGGTTAGCAAATACCTGGAATGAATATTTGGTTACGTTAATGGCTTCTTCCACATTTTCAATGCGCTTGCCGTTAACAATGACGTAATTGTCTTTATAGCCTGTAGAATCTTTTGCCGGAGTATAAGTGGCATTATGTACAAATTTCGGCTTCTTTTCTTTTTTAAGCCTGCCCCTTTTGGAAAGGATCTCATCCATTACATCATTCTCCGCAATAGTGTTTTCCTGAAATACAGAATCTTTTTTAGATCCTGAAACGGAATCGCTGACAGCATTTACCGCTACCTGTTCCTGATGTTCATTGTTTTCTTCGATGAATGCATTTTTCTGCTGTCTGATCTGGTGTTCCACCAGTTTTGCCCGGTCCTCAATATCCGCCTGCTGAAGATAGTTAATCACAAACCCGGTTCCCGCCAGCAAAACTACTGCCGCTGCCATCCAGAACCATTTCGGAAACGAAGGTTTCATTTTGGTCCCGATTGGAATTATCGGAGTAGCTTTCTTGTCATCCTTAGGCATTCCTTCCGCTTTTTCCAGGAAATCATTGAAATCCCAGTCCATTTTTTCTTCCCTGATACTTTGGAAGATTTCATTGTATTTATCTTGAAATTGGTCTTTGCTCATAGCTCATCAGTTGTGAGATTTGTTCTTTTACTTTTTGTCTTGCCCGCATGAGATTTACTCTTACGGCATTTTCTTCCATATCGAGGATTTCAGAAATCTCAGAAACCTCGTATTCCTCTACATCCTTCAGGTGGATCACCATTTTCTGCTTTTCCGGAAGCTGGTTGATATACCCTATGATCTGTTCCTTCAGGTTATTCACATCCATACTGTACAGTTCTGACCGGTGCAGTTGGAGGTCTGCAAAGCCCTGCCTTACTTCATGGTGTTTCAGCCGGTTCAGGCATTCGTTGCGGACAGCTTTAAGAGCGTAGGATTTCAGGTTCCCGAACTGTCCCAGCTCATCCTTTTTCTGCCAGAATTTAATCATGAGGTCCTGTACCACATCTTCTGCCTCATCGCTGCTCATGACGAATCTTTTCGCAAAACGATACATGTCGTTTTTGAGAATAAATACCGTAGTCTTGAAAATTTCCTGGGTCATGAGTTTTGCTTCTATAGGTAAGACAATTGGAATCCGTTATATATTACACCGAATGATCACTTTTTTTTAAAATCTCTCTCCGGCTCTGTGATGCCTTTGTTTTATGAGGATCATAGTCGTACTTCTACTACAATTTTTAAAATTCCGGGACAATTTTTATTGCATCTCATTGAATTGAATTATTTTTAATTTCATATTTTTTCTGAACTGCAGATCAGGATGAAGAGAGAGATCGTCAAAATTAAATAAAATGTTTAATCCGGCTTATGAACAGTTTTGTTTCTGCAGAAAATTTTCTGGGCTATGGTTGATCAAGCATAAACCGGAAACTGAATTCAGGGACGAAACAATATTCAGATTTAAAAATATCAAAAGTGTGGTTCTTTTTAGCTCCGTGCTTAAAGAAAGTTAAAATAAAACCAGAAACCAATGAAAAAAAGCAAAACCAATGCAGACAGGATCGCAGAAAACCACTTTGCAGGCATTCAGCGCATTGTTAATCTTGAGATCATCATTGAGGGGAAAGTTATCAGAAACTTCAGGCATTTCCGGCTGCAGCAAAGCATCAGAAGGCATCACCATTTCGAACTGACCTTAGATCACGATACCCTGGGCAGCGGCCAGGACCATAATCTTGAAAATGCACAGCAGTTCTTAGGGAAGCGTTTAACCGTAGTTTTTAAATATAAGGACGTTGAACGTGACGGCCCGGAAAGAACTTTTGTCGGCTGTATCACCCAGGTTGCCTTCAGCCAGGAAAAAGCAAGCCTGGGAAGCATTATCCTGAAGGGGAACAGTCCAACTATACTTATGGATGCAGCCCGCCATACCCAGAGTTTCGGTGGTAAACAGCCCGTTAATACATCTACTATTGCCGACCATATTATAAAGGAAACTCTCGGATCCGGCAAATACGATTATAAAATCGATACAAAGAATAAAAGCTACATCAATTACAGTGCGCAATATAAGGAAACACACTATAACTATCTTGCTAGGCTGGCTGAAACCTACGGAGAACAGTTTTACTATGATGGCGAGATCCTTCACTTCGGGCAGCTGCCTCCGGGCGAGCAGCCTATAAAGCTTATTTACGGCAGCAATGTGAGCGATATTTCCGTAGAGCTGAATGCTGTGCATACCAAACCGGAATTTTTCGGGTACAACAGCAGTAAGCATGAAAAATCAGTGAGTACCACAGCCAGCATCAAGCATCTGGGGCAACTGGCTGCTAAAGCATACGACCTGAACGACAATATTTATACCGCCAGATCCCTGACGCCATCGCCTGTCAATGCAAATATGTCTTTAAATATTGACGATGCACAGAAAAGTGCCGCAGGAAGCGCGGCAGTAGAGGTGTTTACGGTTTCGGCAAATACAACAGTACCTTTCCTTTACCCCGGCTGTATTGCAGATATTGCGATGAGGAAACCGAACACCAATCAGACCTCTTATTTTACCAAGGTGATGATCACGGAAGTGGAGCATGAAGTCAATACCCGGGGATATTACACCGGATCATTTAAGGCAATTGCAGAAGGCACCGGATATATCCCGGCGCCTGAGTTTGAATATCCCAGTGCAGAGCCTCAGATTGCGACGGTAATATCCAATACAGACCCTCTTAACCAGGGAAGAATTCAGGTGCAGTTTGACTGGCAGCTGAATGATACCACCCATTTTATACGGATGATGAGCCCTGATGCCGGCGGAACCGATGCGGTTACCCAGAACAGGGGTTTTGTGGCCGTTCCTGAAGTGGGCGATCAGGTCATGGTAGGTTTTGAATATCACCATCCGGATTTCCCTTTTGCTATGGGAGGAATGTTCCATGGGCAGGTAGCGCTGGGCGGAGGAGTCAATAACCATATCAAATCTATCCAGACCCGCAGCGGGAATAAAATTATTTTTAATGACGAGCAAGGCAGCATCTATATTGAGGATCCCAGTGGCAACACCTATTTTATGGACGGCAAAGGAAATATTTCCGTCAATGCCCCTAACAACATGACTTTTACCGCAGGAAACAACATCATGATGACAGCCGGGAAAGACATCACATCTATTGCAGGAAACAGCATGTTTGCCACTGCCAACGTCAATATCGTATCGAATGCGGGCGTGAATATGATCGATACAGCAGGAAGAGACCTTATGCAGACTGCGACAGGAAATATCCACGAATCCTCCGACATGAGAAGCGAAATTTCAGAAAACGAGCGGAACATCCAGGCTAAGAAGAGTGATTCCTACGCTGAAAAAGTAACGGTGGTAAGCACAAAAGAGAATATGATCCTGCAAAGTGAAAAAACTGTAAAATCCCAAAGCGGGGAACAGGGAAATTCTCATTAACAGGATGAACATTATAAAAAGGTTAAGCAGTAGTCATTAAAAATTACCCATATGGCCATTCTGAAAAAAGCAAGTAATATCAATATACAGGTTGCCAATAATTACACTTCTTTGAGCAAAGTCTCCCATGAAGAATCGGGATCGGTAATTATTGAAGCCACAAAACAGAACCTGGAGCTTTCCAGCCAGAAAAGGGCGATACTGCAGGGGTTCGGAAAAGACGGAAAGGGAGAGGAAGGCTGTAGTGAAGGCGTAGTTAAAGTAAGCAAGAAGCTGATTGGCAAGGCCAAAAGGGATCCAGGATTCAATTTTGACGGGACAAAAGCAGAGGATATGTACTTTGCAGACAGCCCGGCCTCATCCGCATCCATTAAAAATGACCCCGTTTTTAAGAAGAATGATGCCACATTAGAAGCCTATCTGGATCAGCTGATGAGATCATTATCTATCGGAAGCATGGAAACCGTTGCACTGGAAATGGCTGACCGCTTTAAGAAGGGTACCGGAGGGACTTATAAAAGTGAAGTCCTTAATAAGGAAATAGCCAATAACGCTGCATTTGTTACCTACCATAATAAATTTCTGGCGGAACTGAAGAAAGAGCTGAAGAAAAATAATTACGACCCGGCTAAAATGAGTATGATTTCGATGAGCCTGTTGAATTTTTCTTCTTTCTGGGATAAGGTTTCAGGACTTGGGATTACCGTACACCAAGTATGGAGCGCCAAAGCAGAAATCATTGATTATTCCTATAACAGATGCACTAAGGTCTGGAACGGAAAGCTAAAATATACCTTTTATGACCATTTCGGTCTGGACTGGGATGATATCGTAAAACACGGAGAAGACAGGATTCCTCAATACCATACCGGGGATTTCTTTAAAGCGTGGTATATTTTGCAGCATTACAGATCAGCAAAACCATTTATCACCGAAATGGAAAGAAACGTCGTTATTGGCGGTAATTCTGACAACGACTAACTTATGAAAAATCTAATCATTTTATTTACATTATTCGTGGCATGTATTCAGAACAAGTCGGAAGACTTCAGGTTAGCAGCTTTAAATCCCGTCACATACGAGTTTAAAGCCGGAGAGCATAAAAATAGGATTGACTATTTTTATGCAGAAGGTCATTTTTCATATACCCCATCGGATTATGAAAAGCTCAAACAGAAAATCAATGAAAAAACAGCGTCTGTAGATCTGAAAAGCTATCAGCTGTATTCCGTTTATATTTACAAAGAAACGGATGTGGTCAACCGGAAGTATACAGGCGGGAAAACAGGACTGGACGGCCACAATAATGACCTTATCGCTTATATCAGATATAACCAGGGTACAATGGATATTTTTTACATTACCGAAAAAGGAAATGTTATTTATGACATGCTTTCCGGTAAGGAAGAGCGGTTTGAATTCGATCAGTAAAAATAAAGAACAATGGGAGGACCGGGCGTCATATTCGACAGGAAAACACCTATTCAGAGAAACGGAATAGAGCCTACGCAGGTGAAAAGCATCAAGCTTATCTCCGATCTGGATGACGGAGCAGCCAATGATGGAAAAAGGACCATAAAGGAAAAAAGCGGGCTTGTTTTCGGGAAGACCTATACTTTTAAGGTAGAATCTTATACCAACGAAGAGCCCAAGGATGTAAACCTGATCAAATGGGCAGTAAGCTATACGGATAAAGAAACAGGGGTATTTTATAAGAATGTGCTGAAAGATGAGTTTACAGGAGATGAAATCAGCATTACATTTAACGATCACAATGGCTGCGGTAATGATTTAAATATCATCGCCTATATCAATGATGCAGAACATGAAGGAAAACTGACTCTTTTCAAGCATTACAGGTTCAGGTATTTTGACCGTGTTGTTTTATTGAATGAATTAAATAAAAGGAAAACAGAACCCTGGCTTATCAATCAGGACAGTACGAATACCTGTGGTCCCAGCGCCATCATGTACTCCTTTGCTAAAAAGGACAGTGAAAATTATGCTAAATTCATATCGGATCTTCATGGAAAAGGTTATGCCCAATTTAATGACTATAAAATTGACATCAGTAGTGATGGAGATTTAAAAGACATTGCAGATACCAATCCAAAAACAAAGACCAATTTCCCCGTTAATATGGCCTATTGTGACTGGATTCCAAACATATGCATTACAGATCAGGAAAATACCGTTTTTGATTATGAAGGAGATACCAAGGAGGATTTTTCCGCTATTACCCTTCCGTCCCGTCTGGAAAAGTTGGCCAAATCCCTGCTGGGCTATACCGATGTTGTTAACAATACCAATCTTTATTTTAATAAAACAGGATGGATGTGGGGAGCCACACTGGAGGATGTGGCAGAGCTCATAACAGCAAAAAATGAAGGTTATGAAGTATTTCTGCTGGTCAGCATCAATTTACTTTACAGTAAAGCTTCTGACTCTATGTTTTCAACCGCTGAGCATTGGATTGTGCTGGAATCGATACAGCATGGGGAAGCAGGCTTTGTAAAATTTAACGTGTATACCTGGGGAAGAAATCCGGCCCTTAAAACATATAATGTCAGTTATGATGTGTTCAGAACCAATTACTACGGATTTGTAAAAGCTAAATAATATGAAAATAAACTTAATATCTTTATTGATAAGCATTATTTCAATGGTATTGCTGGCTGTTTTAATCTACCAGATTGTCAGTTATGTTTCACCACCGGTAACTGTTGACGGGCATCGGTACATGCCGACAAGCAATATTTTAAAATCTGTATTTTTCAGTTTTTTGTTTTCTGTTGTCATTTTTTTTATCTCCAGAAAAATTTTAAAAAAGAACACCTGATCACTTTCAGTAATATATAAGCTAAACAGATATGACCTCATCAGCTTCTGACATATTCCCTACGTCTACTTACCTGGT is part of the Chryseobacterium camelliae genome and encodes:
- a CDS encoding DUF3289 family protein, which produces MAILKKASNINIQVANNYTSLSKVSHEESGSVIIEATKQNLELSSQKRAILQGFGKDGKGEEGCSEGVVKVSKKLIGKAKRDPGFNFDGTKAEDMYFADSPASSASIKNDPVFKKNDATLEAYLDQLMRSLSIGSMETVALEMADRFKKGTGGTYKSEVLNKEIANNAAFVTYHNKFLAELKKELKKNNYDPAKMSMISMSLLNFSSFWDKVSGLGITVHQVWSAKAEIIDYSYNRCTKVWNGKLKYTFYDHFGLDWDDIVKHGEDRIPQYHTGDFFKAWYILQHYRSAKPFITEMERNVVIGGNSDND
- a CDS encoding DUF4252 domain-containing protein, which produces MKKLLIIFALAFSHFFNVYGQEDKFDKLFDKYQEVEGVTTIKIAKPMFGMLSSLNIDDSQLDQIKPLLSKINGLKILITEGAGDGKGKNNLANLSQLNKDIASYLTNLKYDEIMAVKSSGSKIKFLSSEAKNGIMDDLLLSIDSGGGENILIKLDGKLSMDDINKIINSSETNTGTKTSTKTSSSSGDTTSYLNGEVRNVQQFSGIQVSTGVNVVFKQDEQTSVKVIADADKLQYIITKVEGSILKVYIDNKGVKNLKFKNISVNVSSPRLNDIKASSGASFATLNTIEENTLSLDSSSGSLIKGNFNISGTARVETSSGSDIKADIKAGTITVKGSSGSSTSLSGEARSGSLDISSGAVCKAEGLRIEDVEAESTSGASLGVFATRSLKVKASSGGSIRYKGNPEIRSDISKMSGGSLKSID
- a CDS encoding type VI secretion system Vgr family protein, which codes for MKKSKTNADRIAENHFAGIQRIVNLEIIIEGKVIRNFRHFRLQQSIRRHHHFELTLDHDTLGSGQDHNLENAQQFLGKRLTVVFKYKDVERDGPERTFVGCITQVAFSQEKASLGSIILKGNSPTILMDAARHTQSFGGKQPVNTSTIADHIIKETLGSGKYDYKIDTKNKSYINYSAQYKETHYNYLARLAETYGEQFYYDGEILHFGQLPPGEQPIKLIYGSNVSDISVELNAVHTKPEFFGYNSSKHEKSVSTTASIKHLGQLAAKAYDLNDNIYTARSLTPSPVNANMSLNIDDAQKSAAGSAAVEVFTVSANTTVPFLYPGCIADIAMRKPNTNQTSYFTKVMITEVEHEVNTRGYYTGSFKAIAEGTGYIPAPEFEYPSAEPQIATVISNTDPLNQGRIQVQFDWQLNDTTHFIRMMSPDAGGTDAVTQNRGFVAVPEVGDQVMVGFEYHHPDFPFAMGGMFHGQVALGGGVNNHIKSIQTRSGNKIIFNDEQGSIYIEDPSGNTYFMDGKGNISVNAPNNMTFTAGNNIMMTAGKDITSIAGNSMFATANVNIVSNAGVNMIDTAGRDLMQTATGNIHESSDMRSEISENERNIQAKKSDSYAEKVTVVSTKENMILQSEKTVKSQSGEQGNSH
- a CDS encoding RNA polymerase sigma factor, which translates into the protein MTQEIFKTTVFILKNDMYRFAKRFVMSSDEAEDVVQDLMIKFWQKKDELGQFGNLKSYALKAVRNECLNRLKHHEVRQGFADLQLHRSELYSMDVNNLKEQIIGYINQLPEKQKMVIHLKDVEEYEVSEISEILDMEENAVRVNLMRARQKVKEQISQLMSYEQRPISR